In a single window of the Chondrocystis sp. NIES-4102 genome:
- the purH gene encoding bifunctional purine biosynthesis protein, phosphoribosylaminoimidazolecarboxamide formyltransferase/IMP cyclohydrolase: MSRLALLSVWDKTGIVDFARQLVDKFEFEIISSGGTATTLQAAGIKVIKVSDYTGSPEILGGRVKTLHPRIHGGILARRDLEVDQQDLKANQIRPIDLVVVNLYPFEQTIAQPNVTIPEAIEKIDIGGPTLIRAAAKNYKYLTVLSNPDHYDNYLQEYQQSNGEVSLAFRQQMAGYAFTHTYQYDRAISEYFAHLNQSETSEDTYTLTGTKVQSLRYGENPHQPAAWYQTGAATSGWAAATQLQGKELSYNNLVDLEAARRIITEFDANEPAAAILKHTNPCGAAIASSLALAYEKAFNADSVSAFGGIVALNQAIDTATAEALTKTFLECVVAPGCEEEAKAILQAKSKLRILILPDLAKGEKETIKAIAGGFLVQESDDLIEDPQNWQIVSDKQPTSEQIAEMLFAQKLVKHVKSNAILISRDRTTVGIGAGQMNRVGSVKIALEQAGEKAQGGILASDGFFPFDDSVRTAAAAGITAIIQPGGSIRDQDSIAAANELGIVMVLSGTRHFLH, translated from the coding sequence ATGAGCCGTTTAGCACTTTTGAGCGTTTGGGACAAAACTGGTATTGTAGACTTTGCCCGTCAATTAGTAGACAAGTTTGAATTTGAAATAATTAGTAGCGGTGGTACAGCCACAACCTTACAAGCTGCTGGAATTAAGGTTATCAAGGTAAGTGACTATACAGGATCGCCAGAAATATTAGGTGGTAGGGTGAAAACTTTGCATCCTCGTATACATGGAGGAATACTAGCCCGTAGAGATTTAGAGGTTGATCAACAGGATCTTAAAGCCAATCAAATTCGCCCTATAGATTTAGTAGTAGTTAATCTTTACCCATTCGAGCAGACTATCGCCCAGCCTAATGTAACTATACCAGAAGCGATCGAAAAAATCGACATAGGTGGCCCTACTTTAATTCGCGCAGCAGCCAAAAACTATAAATATTTAACTGTCTTATCCAACCCCGATCACTACGATAACTACCTGCAAGAATATCAACAGTCTAATGGTGAGGTATCCTTAGCTTTTAGACAGCAAATGGCAGGATATGCCTTTACCCATACATACCAGTATGATCGCGCCATCTCCGAGTATTTTGCTCATCTCAATCAATCAGAGACATCAGAAGATACATATACCCTTACAGGTACAAAAGTTCAGTCATTACGTTACGGTGAAAATCCTCATCAACCAGCAGCCTGGTATCAAACTGGTGCAGCAACATCGGGATGGGCAGCAGCCACCCAATTACAGGGAAAAGAATTAAGCTACAACAACCTAGTTGATTTAGAAGCAGCCCGACGTATTATTACAGAATTCGATGCCAATGAACCAGCAGCAGCCATTCTCAAACATACCAACCCCTGTGGCGCAGCGATCGCCTCAAGTTTAGCCCTAGCCTATGAAAAAGCCTTTAATGCCGATTCAGTTTCAGCCTTTGGGGGAATTGTAGCACTAAACCAGGCTATTGATACTGCAACCGCCGAAGCCCTAACCAAAACCTTTTTAGAATGTGTTGTCGCCCCTGGTTGTGAAGAAGAAGCCAAGGCGATTTTACAAGCCAAGTCGAAATTAAGAATACTGATTTTACCCGATTTAGCAAAGGGAGAAAAAGAAACAATTAAAGCGATCGCTGGGGGATTTTTAGTTCAAGAGTCCGATGATCTAATTGAAGATCCGCAAAACTGGCAAATTGTTAGTGATAAACAACCTACCTCAGAACAAATTGCTGAGATGCTGTTTGCCCAAAAACTAGTAAAACACGTAAAATCTAATGCCATTTTAATTAGTCGCGATCGCACCACCGTCGGTATAGGCGCAGGACAAATGAACCGTGTAGGATCAGTTAAAATAGCCCTAGAACAAGCAGGAGAAAAAGCCCAAGGGGGTATTTTAGCAAGTGATGGTTTTTTCCCCTTTGATGATTCCGTACGTACTGCTGCTGCTGCTGGTATTACTGCAATTATCCAACCAGGCGGATCAATTCGGGATCAAGATTCAATTGCTGCTGCCAATGAATTGGGTATAGTTATGGTTTTAAGTGGAACTCGTCACTTTTTACATTAA
- the rpsU gene encoding ribosomal protein S21 — translation MTQVVVGQNENIESALRRFKRQVSKAGIFADIKRRRHYETPIEKRKRKAIARRKKRYR, via the coding sequence ATGACCCAAGTGGTTGTTGGACAAAACGAAAATATAGAATCTGCACTGCGTCGGTTTAAGCGTCAAGTATCTAAAGCAGGTATCTTCGCGGATATAAAACGTCGTCGTCACTACGAAACACCCATCGAAAAACGTAAGCGCAAAGCAATTGCCCGTCGTAAAAAACGTTACCGTTAA
- a CDS encoding two-component hybrid sensor and regulator, with protein MDLIPFINNREYAVFDSNFVVVLLSSNIQPYVDQVIAIGEDIRTGFPELVGLESVCQDILSGQEQGFTLETVSRQIANQANKIIYFNLYLQSSQEYIAIWLEDVTELVLLRQSSMQKLNEAEVTINKLQRFEYCTNKIIASMRDVLLITTPKGIIERVNKSTTELFRQKKSQLLNQSIDNLIQDPNFNHQQVYNFLLSAKDSVSKIEVNLYNIDQQLIQIEFDCFIAPTEVTDFYQCVYIGRDITARKKAEAEIRKSLAREKELRQLKSGFISMASHEFRNPLSSILLCIQNLMESDNLTGDERQFYLQSIQDAALTINCLLEDILTISKVESGQQKLKLEPLDLQVFSSQIIQELTAIYAQRTINFDYQVAINTLNLDIKNLRHILSNLLSNALKYSAANQEVELKISYIDSSQELIIEVRDRGIGIPEASQKHIFESFYRANNVDNIPGTGLGLSIVKKAVELYKGSIVINSKANQGTSVKVTLPITVSI; from the coding sequence GTGGACTTGATACCATTTATTAACAACCGAGAATATGCAGTATTTGACAGCAATTTTGTTGTTGTTTTATTATCTTCTAATATTCAACCATATGTAGATCAAGTTATTGCGATCGGTGAAGATATAAGAACAGGTTTTCCAGAATTAGTTGGTTTGGAGTCTGTTTGCCAAGATATCCTTTCAGGACAAGAACAAGGCTTTACTTTAGAAACCGTTAGTCGCCAAATAGCTAATCAAGCCAATAAGATTATATATTTTAATTTATATCTTCAGTCTTCCCAAGAATATATAGCTATCTGGCTAGAAGATGTAACTGAATTGGTATTACTTAGACAGTCATCAATGCAAAAGCTAAATGAAGCTGAAGTAACAATCAATAAGTTACAAAGATTTGAGTATTGTACTAATAAGATTATAGCGTCCATGCGAGACGTATTATTAATTACAACTCCCAAAGGTATTATTGAACGAGTTAATAAATCCACCACAGAATTATTTAGACAAAAGAAATCGCAATTACTCAATCAATCTATCGATAATCTTATTCAAGATCCTAATTTTAATCATCAACAAGTTTATAATTTTTTGCTTTCAGCTAAAGATTCCGTTAGCAAAATTGAAGTAAACCTATACAATATAGACCAGCAGCTTATTCAAATTGAATTTGATTGTTTTATTGCCCCAACTGAAGTTACTGACTTTTATCAGTGTGTATATATAGGTAGAGATATTACCGCCCGAAAAAAAGCAGAAGCAGAAATACGCAAATCTTTAGCAAGAGAAAAAGAATTAAGACAATTAAAGTCTGGGTTTATTTCGATGGCATCCCACGAATTTCGTAACCCCTTAAGTAGTATTTTACTCTGTATCCAAAATTTAATGGAGAGTGATAATTTAACAGGCGATGAACGTCAGTTTTATTTACAATCTATCCAAGATGCTGCTTTAACAATTAATTGCTTGCTGGAAGATATATTAACCATAAGTAAAGTTGAATCAGGTCAACAAAAACTTAAATTAGAGCCATTGGATTTACAGGTTTTTAGTTCACAAATAATTCAAGAATTAACAGCAATTTACGCCCAAAGAACTATAAATTTTGATTATCAAGTAGCAATAAATACCCTAAATTTAGATATAAAAAACCTACGGCATATCTTAAGCAACCTCTTATCAAATGCCTTAAAATATTCAGCAGCCAATCAAGAAGTAGAATTAAAAATAAGCTATATAGATAGTTCACAAGAACTCATCATAGAAGTGCGCGATCGCGGAATTGGTATTCCTGAAGCTTCTCAAAAACATATATTTGAATCTTTCTATCGTGCCAATAATGTAGATAATATACCTGGTACTGGTTTGGGATTATCTATTGTCAAAAAAGCCGTAGAATTATATAAAGGGTCAATAGTTATCAATAGTAAAGCTAATCAAGGTACGAGTGTAAAAGTTACATTACCCATTACAGTTTCAATTTAA
- the thiC gene encoding thiamine biosynthesis protein ThiC: protein MRIEWVAKRKGQGNVSQMHYARQGIITEEMHHVATREHLPVELIREEVARGRMIIPANINHTNLEPMCIGIASSCKVNANIGASPNSSDLAEEVAKLHLAVKYGADTVMDLSTGGGNLDSIRTAIIQASPVPIGTVPIYQALESVHGNIENLTADDFLHIIEKHAQQGVDYMTIHAGILIEHLPLVKSRLTGIVSRGGGIIARWMLHHHKQNPLYTHFDDIIEIFKKYDVSFSLGDSLRPGCTHDASDAAQLAELKTLGQLTRRAWEDDVQVMVEGPGHVPMDQIEFNVKKQMSECSEAPFYVLGPLVTDIAPGYDHITSAIGAAMAGWYGTAMLCYVTPKEHLGLPNAEDVRNGLIAYKIAAHAADIARQRPGARDRDDELSRARYNFDWERQFELSLDPERAREYHDETLPADIYKTAEFCSMCGPKFCPMQTKVDADALTELEKFLANEEAKKTVAHG, encoded by the coding sequence ATGAGAATTGAATGGGTTGCCAAGCGTAAAGGACAGGGCAATGTGTCTCAAATGCACTATGCACGTCAGGGAATCATTACTGAAGAGATGCACCATGTAGCAACAAGGGAACATTTACCAGTTGAATTAATTCGCGAAGAAGTAGCCAGAGGCAGAATGATCATTCCTGCCAACATTAATCATACAAATCTAGAGCCAATGTGTATTGGTATTGCTTCTAGTTGTAAAGTCAATGCTAATATTGGTGCTTCTCCCAATTCATCTGATTTAGCTGAAGAAGTAGCCAAACTTCATTTAGCAGTTAAATATGGTGCTGATACTGTGATGGACTTATCCACAGGCGGTGGAAATCTAGATTCCATTAGAACTGCAATTATCCAAGCTTCCCCCGTCCCCATTGGTACAGTGCCAATTTATCAAGCATTGGAAAGTGTACACGGCAATATAGAGAATTTAACCGCCGATGACTTTCTCCATATTATTGAAAAGCACGCTCAACAGGGTGTGGACTACATGACTATTCATGCAGGCATTCTAATAGAGCATCTACCCTTGGTTAAAAGCCGTCTAACAGGTATTGTTTCCCGTGGTGGTGGAATTATTGCCCGTTGGATGCTACACCATCATAAACAAAACCCACTCTACACTCATTTTGATGACATCATAGAAATCTTTAAAAAATATGATGTTTCCTTTAGTTTGGGTGACTCCCTACGCCCTGGTTGTACCCATGATGCCTCTGATGCAGCACAACTAGCAGAATTAAAAACTTTAGGTCAATTAACCCGTCGTGCTTGGGAAGATGATGTCCAGGTAATGGTAGAAGGCCCAGGTCATGTACCAATGGATCAGATTGAATTTAATGTCAAAAAACAAATGTCCGAGTGCAGCGAAGCACCTTTTTATGTTTTAGGCCCACTAGTAACCGATATAGCTCCAGGTTACGATCATATAACTTCGGCGATCGGTGCTGCAATGGCTGGCTGGTATGGAACAGCAATGCTTTGCTACGTTACTCCTAAAGAACATTTAGGTTTACCCAATGCAGAAGATGTTCGTAATGGTTTAATTGCCTATAAAATCGCTGCCCATGCTGCTGATATTGCTCGTCAACGTCCTGGTGCTAGAGACCGTGATGATGAACTTTCTAGAGCGCGTTATAATTTTGATTGGGAACGTCAATTTGAACTGTCTCTTGATCCTGAAAGAGCTAGGGAATACCATGACGAAACTTTACCCGCAGATATTTATAAGACAGCCGAGTTTTGTTCTATGTGTGGCCCTAAATTCTGTCCCATGCAGACTAAAGTAGACGCTGACGCTCTAACGGAATTAGAGAAGTTTTTAGCTAATGAAGAAGCCAAAAAAACTGTAGCTCACGGTTAG
- a CDS encoding histidine kinase, with translation MLQSNRQYPDHQEEKAEGLLLQLLLFIDQRSTSEEQVEKIKAYLKSLRCDYSFKLEVVEIEKQPHLVEYLKLVATPALVKIAPLPRQTLAGSNLLKQLERWWPKWQELSIDTEDNGINGKKSPSDISLASGDNYAETIKLNDEIFRLKQEKAELAAQVRFKDQIMAMLAHDLRTPLTAASMALETVELSERNGQLETSKLQALKQRMFRQAKSQFGIMDHMIGDLLQNSQNISAKLQVKPNSLDLPSLCHEIIAQFDARLQQKSMTLKWDIPQDIPKVYADEELIRQLICNLLDNAIKYTPSNGQISLCILHRTNQKVQVSICDTGPGIPPEKREIIFEDSFRLQRDRDQEGYGLGLAMCHQIVCAHYGQIWVESSPQSGSCFQFTLLVYK, from the coding sequence GTGTTGCAATCTAATAGGCAATATCCCGATCATCAAGAAGAAAAAGCGGAGGGATTATTGCTTCAGCTATTACTGTTTATTGATCAACGCTCTACTTCAGAGGAGCAGGTAGAAAAAATTAAGGCTTATTTAAAGAGTCTGCGGTGTGATTATTCTTTTAAGTTAGAGGTGGTGGAAATAGAAAAACAGCCTCATCTTGTAGAATATCTTAAGTTAGTGGCTACTCCTGCATTGGTAAAAATAGCTCCTTTGCCCAGACAAACTTTAGCTGGTAGTAATTTACTAAAGCAACTGGAAAGATGGTGGCCTAAATGGCAGGAATTGAGTATCGATACCGAAGATAACGGGATAAATGGCAAAAAGTCGCCATCAGATATCTCTTTAGCATCAGGAGATAATTACGCTGAAACAATTAAGTTAAACGATGAAATATTTCGCCTCAAGCAGGAAAAAGCAGAGTTAGCAGCGCAGGTACGTTTTAAGGATCAAATTATGGCGATGCTTGCCCATGATCTACGTACACCATTAACAGCAGCATCAATGGCGTTAGAAACTGTTGAACTATCAGAAAGGAATGGACAGTTAGAAACATCTAAATTGCAAGCCCTTAAACAAAGAATGTTTAGACAGGCAAAAAGTCAATTTGGAATTATGGATCATATGATCGGTGATCTACTGCAAAATTCTCAAAATATCAGTGCCAAACTACAAGTTAAACCTAATTCTTTAGATTTGCCTTCATTATGTCATGAGATAATTGCGCAATTTGATGCTCGCTTACAGCAAAAATCCATGACTTTAAAGTGGGATATTCCCCAGGATATTCCTAAAGTATACGCTGATGAGGAGTTAATTCGTCAATTAATTTGCAATTTGTTAGATAACGCTATTAAATATACTCCTTCTAATGGTCAAATTTCCCTATGTATCTTACATCGTACTAATCAAAAGGTGCAGGTAAGTATTTGCGATACGGGGCCAGGAATTCCGCCAGAAAAAAGAGAAATAATTTTTGAAGATAGTTTTCGTCTGCAACGCGATCGCGATCAAGAGGGTTACGGTTTGGGTTTAGCGATGTGTCATCAGATAGTTTGCGCTCATTACGGTCAAATATGGGTAGAAAGTTCTCCTCAATCGGGTAGTTGCTTTCAATTTACCTTATTAGTTTATAAGTAA
- a CDS encoding ABC transporter ATP-binding protein, with protein MTEPILDVRQLQVQFTTEAEPIMAVENLSFQLRKGEKLGIVGESGSGKSVTSLAIMGLVPTPGKITQGEIYFTPEEQTKVDLLQISDSQRRSYRGGEIAMIFQEPMSALNPVYDIGFQLTEAILLHQKVSPAEARRKAIALLQEVQLLPSDEVLKQQYLTENPQTTQGEREIANYLNRHKQQILKRYPHELSGGQLQRITIAMAISCNPSVLIADEPTTALDVTVQATILNLLRNLCQQRGMALIFITHDLGVIAELVDSVVVMYQGKVVESGYVKNVFRLPQHPYTKGLLACRPRLDCQLKILPTVVDFMEVIKTASGTIEIREKQTGISEKLNQVITPTQQQHRLKQLLSLSPVMTVQQLRVGFPIKGVFGKTQKYVMAVNNVSFEVYPGETLGLVGESGCGKSTLARTILRLIEPMEGDVIFDGDNITKLPLKSHKLRSIRRQMQIVFQNPYNSLNPRINIGRAIAEPLVVHNIKGDRRKQVAELLERVGLNPDLKNRYPHEFSGGQRQRICIARALALKPQFIICDESVSALDVSVQAQVLNLLKELQADLGLTYIFISHDLSVVKFMSDRIIVMNQGKIEEIDSAEAIYRHPQSAYTRKLINSIPKGELN; from the coding sequence ATGACTGAACCTATTTTAGATGTTCGCCAATTACAAGTCCAATTTACTACCGAAGCTGAACCGATAATGGCTGTGGAAAATCTCAGTTTCCAACTCCGAAAAGGTGAAAAGTTGGGGATAGTAGGAGAATCTGGTTCGGGTAAATCTGTAACTTCTTTGGCAATTATGGGTTTAGTTCCAACTCCAGGAAAAATTACTCAAGGTGAAATATATTTTACCCCCGAAGAACAAACAAAGGTAGATTTACTACAAATTAGCGACTCACAACGCCGAAGTTATCGCGGTGGAGAGATTGCCATGATTTTTCAAGAACCCATGAGCGCACTTAATCCTGTATATGATATCGGGTTTCAATTAACAGAAGCCATTTTACTACATCAAAAAGTGTCGCCAGCAGAAGCTAGAAGAAAAGCGATCGCTCTGTTGCAAGAAGTCCAACTACTACCATCGGATGAGGTTTTAAAACAACAATATCTTACGGAAAATCCTCAGACAACTCAAGGGGAGCGAGAAATTGCTAATTATCTTAACCGTCACAAGCAGCAAATTCTTAAACGTTATCCCCATGAACTATCGGGAGGACAATTACAACGAATCACTATTGCTATGGCGATTTCTTGTAATCCTAGCGTTTTAATCGCTGATGAACCCACAACAGCCTTAGATGTTACAGTTCAAGCTACTATACTCAATTTACTACGTAACCTCTGTCAACAGCGTGGTATGGCTTTGATTTTTATCACCCATGATTTGGGAGTGATTGCGGAATTGGTTGATTCTGTAGTGGTGATGTATCAAGGAAAGGTTGTAGAATCTGGATACGTAAAAAATGTCTTTAGGTTACCACAACATCCCTATACTAAAGGATTATTAGCCTGTCGCCCTCGCTTAGATTGTCAACTCAAAATTTTACCCACAGTGGTAGATTTTATGGAAGTGATTAAAACAGCGTCAGGAACAATTGAAATTAGGGAAAAGCAAACAGGAATTAGTGAAAAGTTAAATCAAGTTATTACTCCAACTCAACAACAACACAGATTAAAGCAGCTACTGTCCTTGTCCCCTGTAATGACAGTTCAACAACTAAGAGTGGGGTTTCCCATTAAAGGTGTGTTTGGCAAAACCCAAAAATATGTCATGGCGGTTAATAATGTTTCTTTTGAGGTTTATCCAGGCGAAACCCTTGGTTTAGTAGGGGAATCAGGATGCGGTAAATCTACCCTCGCCAGAACTATCCTACGCTTAATTGAACCTATGGAGGGAGATGTAATTTTTGATGGGGATAATATTACTAAGTTACCCCTAAAAAGTCATAAATTGCGTTCTATACGCCGACAAATGCAGATTGTCTTCCAAAATCCTTACAATTCCCTCAATCCACGTATCAATATAGGAAGAGCGATCGCCGAGCCATTAGTAGTTCATAACATCAAGGGCGATCGCCGAAAACAAGTAGCAGAACTTTTAGAACGAGTTGGTTTAAATCCTGATCTTAAAAATCGTTATCCCCACGAATTTTCTGGCGGACAAAGACAAAGAATTTGTATTGCACGTGCTTTAGCCTTAAAACCGCAATTTATTATCTGTGATGAATCAGTTTCTGCTTTAGATGTTTCGGTACAAGCACAAGTATTAAACCTATTAAAAGAGTTACAGGCAGATTTAGGATTAACTTATATCTTTATTTCCCATGATTTGAGCGTCGTTAAATTTATGAGCGATCGCATTATTGTCATGAATCAGGGCAAAATAGAAGAAATAGACAGTGCCGAAGCAATTTATCGTCATCCCCAATCCGCCTATACTCGCAAGTTAATTAATTCTATCCCTAAAGGTGAATTAAATTAG
- the ndhF1 gene encoding NADH dehydrogenase subunit 5 — MESLYQYAWLIPVLPLLGAMLVGIGLISVNKATNNLRQIVAIFIVSILGAAMVMSFAILWSQIHGHPAYTRTIEWASAGNFHLFMGYTIDHLSALMLVIVTTVAFLVMIYTDGYMAHDPGYVRFYAYLSIFSSSMLGLVISPNLVQIYIFWELVGMCSYLLIGFWYDRQPAADACQKAFVTNRVGDFGLLLGMLGLYWATGSFEFGIMGDRLGELVGSGSLSAFLATLFAILVFLGPAAKSAQFPLHVWLPDAMEGPTPISALIHAATMVAAGVFLIARMYPVFENVPIAMSVIAWTGAFTAFLGASIALTQNDIKKGLAYSTVSQLGYMVMAMGIGSYSAGLFHLMTHAYFKAMLFLCSGSVIHGMEGVVGHNPLLAQDMRLMGGLRKYMPITAGTFLIGNLAICGIPPFAGFWSKDEILGQAMTANPVLWFVGWATAGLTAFYMFRMYFMTFEGEFRGNNTAIKQQLMTDAGLAFGPGAMDVKENHDHDHGHSQYPHESPLTMALPLMVLAVPSVGIGLLGRPWENYFEEFIHAPGEAVTEVHHVFEWNEFLIMAGLSVAIAVAGIIVATLMYRTKSINPSAIAKKVPTLYRFSLNKWYIDDLYNKVFVVGCRRLARQIMEVDYRVVDGAVNLTGLAAVLSGEGLKYLENGRAQFYALIIFGAILGFVLVFSVV; from the coding sequence ATGGAATCGCTTTACCAGTATGCTTGGCTAATTCCCGTACTGCCTCTGTTGGGGGCAATGTTAGTAGGAATTGGTCTAATTTCCGTCAACAAGGCAACTAACAATCTACGTCAAATAGTTGCTATATTTATTGTCTCCATCTTGGGGGCAGCAATGGTAATGTCCTTTGCCATCTTGTGGAGTCAAATTCACGGACACCCAGCTTATACTCGCACCATAGAATGGGCTTCTGCTGGAAATTTCCATCTCTTTATGGGTTACACCATCGATCATCTAAGTGCTTTAATGCTGGTGATTGTAACTACCGTAGCCTTTTTAGTGATGATTTATACCGATGGCTACATGGCGCATGATCCTGGATATGTTCGTTTCTATGCGTACTTGAGTATATTTAGCTCTTCAATGTTGGGGCTGGTGATTAGTCCTAATCTTGTACAAATATATATCTTTTGGGAATTAGTAGGGATGTGTTCCTATCTTCTCATTGGTTTTTGGTATGATCGTCAACCTGCTGCCGATGCTTGTCAAAAAGCATTTGTAACTAACCGTGTGGGTGATTTTGGCTTATTGTTAGGGATGCTAGGACTATATTGGGCTACAGGTAGTTTTGAATTTGGCATCATGGGCGATCGCTTGGGTGAATTAGTTGGATCTGGGTCATTAAGTGCGTTTCTGGCGACCTTATTTGCTATTTTGGTCTTTTTAGGCCCTGCAGCTAAATCTGCTCAATTTCCCCTACACGTTTGGCTGCCAGACGCAATGGAAGGCCCAACACCCATATCAGCGTTAATTCATGCTGCAACCATGGTAGCTGCTGGGGTATTTTTGATCGCGCGGATGTATCCTGTGTTTGAAAATGTACCAATAGCGATGTCGGTAATAGCTTGGACTGGTGCATTTACAGCATTTTTGGGAGCAAGTATCGCTCTTACTCAAAACGACATTAAAAAGGGTTTGGCATATTCAACTGTATCCCAATTAGGGTATATGGTTATGGCAATGGGTATAGGCTCATATAGCGCAGGTTTATTTCACCTGATGACCCATGCTTATTTTAAAGCGATGTTGTTTCTTTGTTCGGGTTCAGTAATTCACGGTATGGAGGGTGTAGTCGGACATAACCCTCTGCTTGCTCAAGATATGCGCTTGATGGGTGGGTTAAGGAAATATATGCCCATTACCGCAGGCACATTTTTAATTGGTAATTTGGCTATCTGTGGTATTCCCCCTTTTGCAGGTTTTTGGTCAAAAGATGAAATTTTAGGACAAGCAATGACAGCTAACCCTGTCCTGTGGTTTGTAGGCTGGGCAACAGCAGGTTTAACTGCTTTTTATATGTTCCGTATGTACTTTATGACCTTTGAGGGAGAGTTTCGCGGTAACAATACAGCAATTAAACAACAGTTAATGACTGATGCGGGTTTGGCTTTTGGCCCTGGGGCGATGGATGTTAAGGAAAATCATGATCATGATCATGGTCATAGTCAATATCCCCATGAGTCTCCTCTAACTATGGCTTTACCCCTAATGGTTTTGGCTGTACCTTCAGTGGGAATAGGTTTACTCGGTCGTCCTTGGGAAAACTATTTCGAGGAGTTTATCCACGCACCAGGCGAAGCAGTAACAGAAGTTCATCATGTTTTTGAATGGAACGAATTTCTAATTATGGCAGGCTTATCCGTGGCGATCGCGGTTGCTGGTATTATTGTTGCTACTTTGATGTATCGGACTAAGAGTATTAATCCTAGTGCCATTGCTAAAAAAGTTCCAACTCTCTATCGCTTCTCTCTCAATAAATGGTATATCGACGATCTTTACAATAAAGTATTTGTAGTTGGTTGCCGTCGCCTGGCTCGACAAATAATGGAAGTAGATTACCGTGTAGTAGACGGTGCAGTTAACCTGACTGGTTTGGCAGCAGTGCTGAGTGGTGAAGGGTTAAAATATCTAGAAAATGGTCGCGCTCAATTTTATGCCCTAATTATCTTTGGTGCAATTTTGGGCTTTGTTTTAGTATTTAGTGTTGTCTAA
- a CDS encoding riboflavin synthase subunit alpha translates to MFTGLVQSLGVIENDNHDALKISVIGEHQNLIMSDLAVGDSVAVDGVCLTVETILKTGFIATASPETLAITTLGVRTAYNSNSSKTAAKYVNLETSLRMGSKIGGHFVTGHIDGIGCLIEAISTGNAWEMRFGIPTGMIEQWSDRIGRYLVKKGSIAVNGISLTIASCAVDGSWFTAAVIPHTYAQTNLSSLQPGNLVNLESDILGKYVNQLLAHRLPNQSQEETISLSFLAEHGY, encoded by the coding sequence ATGTTTACAGGTTTAGTACAATCTTTAGGTGTGATTGAGAATGATAATCACGACGCTTTAAAAATCTCAGTAATTGGTGAACATCAAAATCTAATTATGTCGGATTTAGCCGTTGGTGATAGTGTGGCGGTAGACGGTGTATGTTTAACAGTAGAAACCATATTAAAAACAGGATTTATTGCCACAGCCTCCCCTGAAACCTTAGCCATAACAACCCTAGGTGTTCGCACAGCTTATAATTCCAATAGTAGCAAGACTGCTGCTAAATACGTAAATTTAGAAACCTCTTTGCGTATGGGTAGCAAAATTGGCGGACACTTCGTAACAGGACATATAGATGGCATTGGGTGTTTAATCGAAGCAATTTCAACTGGGAATGCGTGGGAGATGCGTTTTGGAATACCCACAGGAATGATAGAACAATGGAGCGATCGCATTGGTCGTTATTTAGTCAAAAAAGGTAGCATTGCAGTCAATGGTATCAGTTTAACGATCGCCTCTTGTGCTGTAGATGGTAGTTGGTTTACGGCTGCGGTTATCCCTCATACCTATGCTCAAACCAATTTAAGCTCACTGCAACCAGGCAATTTAGTAAATCTCGAAAGTGACATACTAGGTAAGTACGTTAATCAATTGCTTGCCCATCGTCTACCTAATCAATCTCAAGAAGAGACAATTAGTTTATCGTTTTTAGCTGAACACGGATATTAA